The Alkalihalobacillus sp. LMS6 genomic interval TAGAGTTAGAGGGTGCGGATCGCTTTGAAATCTCAAACTTACACTATACCGTAACGCAAATAGAAAGTTTTCGTGGTAAGCGTGTGTTAATCTCAGGAGGCGGAAATGCAGCAGTTGATTGGGCAAATGAGTTAGTAGGTGTGGCCAAAGAGGTTATCGTTTGCCATAGAAGGCATGATTTCGGTGGTCACGAGAAAAATGTGGAACAAATGAAATCAACGGTCGCGCTGCGAACGCCATTTCAAATAAAAGAATTGCATGGAGAATTGGCAAACATTGATTCCGTTACGCTTTCAAATTGTGAAACTGAATTAGAAGAGCGTTTTGATATTGATGCAGTTATAGTAAATCACGGGATGAAGCTAGATGGCTGTTTCCTTATGGAGGCAGGGCTTGAATTAGAAGCTGATGGCTTTGTTCGTGTATCGCCTCGAATGGAAACAAGTCAGCCGGGTATTTTTGCTGCAGGTGATGTGACGAGGCATGCAGGTAAGCTTCAATTGATTTCCGGTGCGTTTGTTGAAGGCGCTACAGCTGTAAATGGTGTCAAACAATTCCTTGAACCGACAGCAAATCAACAAGCGTTTGTTTCTTCGCACAATGAGAAATTTAAACAGCGAAACAAAGAAATTAAAATTGAACATAAACATAAAAACAAAC includes:
- a CDS encoding NAD(P)/FAD-dependent oxidoreductase; the encoded protein is MYDLTIIGGGPAGLYSTFYAGMRDLKVKLIEYNHELGGKILFYPEKIVWDVGGMPPTPGATLIDQLVNQANTFEPTICTNEHIEKMVREPDGTFTLLNANGEKHYSKTVMLASGHGIPVMQKLELEGADRFEISNLHYTVTQIESFRGKRVLISGGGNAAVDWANELVGVAKEVIVCHRRHDFGGHEKNVEQMKSTVALRTPFQIKELHGELANIDSVTLSNCETELEERFDIDAVIVNHGMKLDGCFLMEAGLELEADGFVRVSPRMETSQPGIFAAGDVTRHAGKLQLISGAFVEGATAVNGVKQFLEPTANQQAFVSSHNEKFKQRNKEIKIEHKHKNKRKKIEFS